The following is a genomic window from Amycolatopsis cihanbeyliensis.
TCCGGCTCGGGCGGGTGTGTCCACCATCATTGCACGCCACTGTAGTTTTGATTTGCAATAACCAGCGTACGCAAATATTGTTGCCGCCGGTAGTCGTCAACAGGAAAGGATTGGGTCATGGCTGGCGTACCCACCGTCACGCTGAACAACGGCGTGACCATGCCGCAACTCGGCTTCGGCGTGTTCCAGGTGCCGGAGGCCGAGACGAAAGCCGCGGTCACGGCCGCGCTCGAAGCCGGCTACCGCAGCATCGACACGGCGACCGCCTACAAGAACGAGGGCGCCGTCGGCCGGGCCCTCGCCGAGTCCGGGCTGCCCAGGGACGAGCTGTTCGTCACCACCAAGCTGTGGAACAGCGACCAGGGCTACGACGCCACCCTGCGTGCCTTCGACAACAGCCTCGAGCTGCTCGGGCTGGACTACCTGGACCTGTACCTGATCCACTGGCCGGTCCCGGAGCGGGACCGCTACGTCGAGTCCTGGCAGGCGATGGAGAAGCTGCATGCCGACGGGCGGATCCGGGCGATCGGGGTGTCCAACTTCCACCCGCAGCACCTGCGCAGGCTCGCGGAGAACAGCGATGTGGTGCCCGCGGTCAACCAGATCGAGTTGCACCCCTACCTTCAGCAGGCCGCCCTGCGCGCCTACCACGCCGAGCACGGCATCCACACCGAGGCGTGGAGCCCGCTGGCCAAGGGTGGCGACCTGCTGAACGAGCAGGCGGTGACCGACCTGGCGAGCAAGCACGAGCGCACACCCGCCCAGATCGTGCTGCGCTGGCACCTGCGGCTCGGCAACATCGTCATCCCCAAGTCGGTCACCCCGGAACGCATCCGGGCCAACATCGAGGTTTTCGACTTCGACCTCGACCAGGCGGACCTGGATGCGCTGTCCACGCTGGACCGTGGTGTGCGCACCGGGCCGGATCCGGAAGCCTTCAACGTGGTCTGAGCGGGAGAAGGAGGCATGCCGCTGGATCTCGGCCGCGGTCGGCGCGGGCCGGGGTGGGATTGAGTCGGGCGGTGATCGGGTACCACCTGGACTGCAGACGCAGAAAGGGGGTGCGGACATGACCGAGGGCAAGGACGCCGGTACCCCGCCGCAGGACACCGGCCCGCCGGACCAGGCCGAGACCGATCCGGCCGCGCTGAGCAGCAGTGAGGACCTCGACGAGGATCGGCTGCGGGTGGATCCGCTGGAAGAAGGGGTGGAACCGCCGGAGCGAACGGCCGCGGTCGACCGGTACGGCACGACCCCGTTCGAGGAGCACCAGGGCGAGGACCTCGAGCAGCGGCTGGCCCAGGAGCAGCCGGACACCCCGGCGACCGGGCTGGACGAGACCCTCGAGCAGGAGACCACGGACGCCGAGTCGGTCGCCCCGCCGGAGCCGGGCAGCGAGGACCGGGAGATCCATACCCCGGCGGAGCGCGGCGGCCAGCATGCCGACGAGGCGGGCGGGTCCGTCGCCGACGCGCTGCGGACCCCGCGGCGGCCCGCTCCTGGCGAGTAGCCGTCCACGAGGTGTCCGGCTGGACAACGACCGGCCGCGATCACTTGCTTTCCCGCCGTACACCCTCGATGCTTGCTGCACGCAGCGAAACGTGAGATCACGGTGGTGTACGTGCGGTACGGCATCCTCGGTTCCACACTCGTCTCTGGGGCCCCGATCGGACCTAGGCAGGTCCGGACCGTTCTTGCTGTCCTGCTCAGCCAGCCCAACCAGCCGGTGAGCACCGAGGCGCTGGCCGGGGAGTTGTGGCCGGGTTCGGCACCCGGCTCGAGCGACGCGGTGCTGCAGGGCCGGGTGTCCACCCTGCGCAAGGTGCTCTGCCCGGACCTGCCCGCGCGCTCGCCCCGGCAGGTCATCCGTACCCGGCAGGGCAGCTACACGCTGATCCTGGACGAGGGCGAGCTGGACGCGGCCGAGTTCAGCAGGCTGGTCGAGGCCGGCCAGCGGGCCGCCGCCCAGGGTGACCTGGTCGAGGCAGGCCGCCACCTGCGGGACGGCCTGCGGCTGTGGCGGGGACCGGCGCTGCAGGACACCGGCCGCGGGCCGGTGCTGTCCGCCTACGCGGGGGTACTGGAGCAGCAGAAGCTGGCCGCGCTGGAGCAGCGGTTCGAGGTCGACATCGCGCTCGGCCGGCTCAGCGAGGCGATCGGCGGGCTGACCGAGCAGCTGAGCCAGGACCCGACCCAGGAGAACTTCGCCGCGCTGCTGATCGAGGCGCTGGTCGCCGCCGGAAGGGGCGCGGCGGCGCGGGACGTGTTCGACAGCACGCGGGCCGCGCTGGAGCGGGTCGGACTTGTTCCCGGT
Proteins encoded in this region:
- a CDS encoding aldo/keto reductase; amino-acid sequence: MAGVPTVTLNNGVTMPQLGFGVFQVPEAETKAAVTAALEAGYRSIDTATAYKNEGAVGRALAESGLPRDELFVTTKLWNSDQGYDATLRAFDNSLELLGLDYLDLYLIHWPVPERDRYVESWQAMEKLHADGRIRAIGVSNFHPQHLRRLAENSDVVPAVNQIELHPYLQQAALRAYHAEHGIHTEAWSPLAKGGDLLNEQAVTDLASKHERTPAQIVLRWHLRLGNIVIPKSVTPERIRANIEVFDFDLDQADLDALSTLDRGVRTGPDPEAFNVV